One Trichosurus vulpecula isolate mTriVul1 chromosome 7, mTriVul1.pri, whole genome shotgun sequence genomic region harbors:
- the LOC118856182 gene encoding biogenesis of lysosome-related organelles complex 1 subunit 2-like, which translates to MFSKMATYLTGELTATSEDYKLLENMNKLTSLKYLEMKDIAVNISRNLKDLNQKYAALQPYLDQITLIEEQVAALEQAAYKLDAYSKKLAKYKKLERR; encoded by the coding sequence atgttctccaaaatggccacgTACCTGACGGGCGAGCTCACAGCTaccagtgaagactataaacttctggaaaatatgaacaaactgactagcttgaagtatctagaaatgaaagatattgcagtaaacataagtagaaacctaaaggacttaaaccagaaatatgcagcacttcagccttatctggatcagatcactctaattgaggagcaagtagcagctcttgagcaggcagcttacaaattggatgcatattcaaagaaactagcaaagtacaagaagttagagaggcGATGA